The genomic segment TCGCAGCGGGCGCGAACCCGTCACGGTCAGCGAAAGAATGATCGTCAACAACTACCACGCCATGACTCGCATCGGCGAACTCCGGGACGAAGAGCTCACCCCGGAACTCATCTGCGAGATACACCGCATCGTCACCGAGGGAACGCTCGAGAATCCGGCGGCGTCCGGCCGTTTCCAGTCGCCGGACGAGGAGCGGATCAACGTGCTCGACGAGACGGACAAGTTGCTGCACCGGCCCCCGCCTGCCGAACTGCTGCCCGAGCGCATGGCAAAGCTGTGCGACTTCGCGAACGGCGAAACCGGCTCCGCCTACCTGCCACCGGTACTCCGCGCACTCACCATCCATTTCATGATCGGGTACGAACACCCCTTCGAGGACGGGAACGGCAGAACCGCGCGCACACTCTTCTACTGGTCGATGCTCAACCAGGGTTTCTGGCTCACCGAGTTCCTCACGGTGTCCAAAATACTGCGGAAAGCGCCTGCTCGGTACGCCCGGAGCTTCCTCCACACCGAGCAGGACACCAACGACCTCACCTACTTCTTCCTCTACCACCTCGACGTGCTCAAACGGGCGATCGAGGACCTGCAACAGCACCTGTCGGCCAAAATGGAGGAGGCTCGCCTCATCCAACAATCTTTGGCCACCCTCCCCGGCGAGTTCAACCACCGGCAGGTCGCTGTGCTCGACAACGCGGTCAAGAACCCCGGCCAGAACTACACGGCGAGGTCACACGGCCGCAGCCATCGGGTGTCCGAGGAGACGGCCCGCAAGGATCTCGGCCAACTCGAGGAGCGAGGCTTCCTGCTGCGTGTCAAAGCGGGCAAGAAGTTCGCCTGGCTGCCGGCTCCCGGCCTCGTGGAGAAGCTCAGCAAATAGTCTCATCCGGCTTTGCGGAAGTGGTCGATCAGGCGCGAATAGCTGTCGTGGGCGTGGCCGTTTTCGATGGCCGTGGTGACCAGGCGTTGGGTGTAGGCGGGGAAGTCGACGTTGATGCCGCGGGCCGCGCTTTCTCGGAGCAGGTCGTCGACCGAGGGCAGGTGGTGTTGCAGGGCACCGAAATCGATGGCGTACCGCTCACTGTCCACTTCGGAAGCGAGCATGGGCAGGTGGCCCAGGAGGGCGGACATGGAGGGGGCGGCGTTCGCCATGAAATCACCGACGGGAATGCCTGCGTCGGTCAGCAGGGCGGCGGCGTGCAGGAAGCCGTTCAGGGCGCCCCACATGGTGTCGTGCACGGCCATGCCGTACAGGGTGGGGGCACCCGCGTCGGTGGAGATGTGGGTGCCGCGGCCGCCCAGCAGGTCCAAAGTGGACCGGTAACGATCGAAGACCTCGGCCGAACCGCCGTAGAAGATGACCGAGTCCGGGTGGCCGATACCGGGGGCGATGGTCATGATCTGCCCGTGCAGGTATTCAGCCCCGGCTGAAACCGCCCATTCGGCGACCTCCCTGGCTTCGAAGGAGGTGCCGTCCGTCAGGTTCAGCACCGAGCGTCCACGGAGGTCGCCCGCCGAAGCCAGCAGTGACTGCGCGACCGCGTTGCCCTTCACGCTGACCACGATCAGGCCGCCATCGGCGACCGCCTCCGCGACCGTCGGGGCCTCCCGCGCACCCGCCGGCGCCTTGCCCGGCGTGCGGTTCCACACCGTCGTCCGGTGCCCGCCCGCCACGAAGGCGGCGGCCAGCGCCGAACCCATCTCACCCAGACCCAGCACGGTGATGCTCATCATCCACGTTCCTTCCGAAGTCGTCGCACTTCAGCG from the Amycolatopsis magusensis genome contains:
- a CDS encoding Fic family protein; its protein translation is MKTPMPPPDLSTLLNRLQQDKPRRLLELLTRYRPINISQAPYLPWDELRFRAPPEGFDVEEWWLATRLRRNSVLRQIPLADVQGEPFAYALPDEVLRLSEEITRNASGQISISEQVTDHDTRDRYLISSLIEEAITSSQLEGASTERSVAKEMLRSGREPVTVSERMIVNNYHAMTRIGELRDEELTPELICEIHRIVTEGTLENPAASGRFQSPDEERINVLDETDKLLHRPPPAELLPERMAKLCDFANGETGSAYLPPVLRALTIHFMIGYEHPFEDGNGRTARTLFYWSMLNQGFWLTEFLTVSKILRKAPARYARSFLHTEQDTNDLTYFFLYHLDVLKRAIEDLQQHLSAKMEEARLIQQSLATLPGEFNHRQVAVLDNAVKNPGQNYTARSHGRSHRVSEETARKDLGQLEERGFLLRVKAGKKFAWLPAPGLVEKLSK
- a CDS encoding NAD(P)-dependent oxidoreductase; amino-acid sequence: MSITVLGLGEMGSALAAAFVAGGHRTTVWNRTPGKAPAGAREAPTVAEAVADGGLIVVSVKGNAVAQSLLASAGDLRGRSVLNLTDGTSFEAREVAEWAVSAGAEYLHGQIMTIAPGIGHPDSVIFYGGSAEVFDRYRSTLDLLGGRGTHISTDAGAPTLYGMAVHDTMWGALNGFLHAAALLTDAGIPVGDFMANAAPSMSALLGHLPMLASEVDSERYAIDFGALQHHLPSVDDLLRESAARGINVDFPAYTQRLVTTAIENGHAHDSYSRLIDHFRKAG